From the Rattus norvegicus strain BN/NHsdMcwi chromosome 15, GRCr8, whole genome shotgun sequence genome, the window ACAGTTTGTTCTGATTCAGGGCATCCTACAGACTTTCCTAcattctctcctcatcctggtcattagaagatgatattgtccatggagacaggcatgtatacagagacagacagacagacagacagacagacagacagacatacacacctttgatctcacccaaatatatttgttcacacatacaggcagagtattttgcagaatgtgcttagtttcccagttaatggtaatagaagagatcacccagtctactattgtggcataagaaaaaaaaaacctggaatggggtaagtacacagtgagcataggctaaagacagctcagccaataaagtgtattcccctgaaaatcataaattagaaatgtgacatctAGGCCTTTAGCCAAGACTGCTTAGCAAGGTCACAAggctgtgcacaggaggctgatttcaggcaagagagcactgggtgggggcaggtgagcctcttctgtcctctgctcactgtttcccagtgcatgcaaagtgagctgcattttTCAATATGAGGACCCTTTAGGATACAGTACCTGACAGGGCAGCCAAACTACCAgcacaaacagctaggaaatctccataaccacaatccaaggtaaaacttGGACTGGGATGCTATCAGATATAATTCGAGTGAGATAAGGCTGACTGATTCAAAGTCAAATGCTAGcaggtataatcaaactcagccacagtccatggaaatgctggacaacattgtaccttttcactttctgactgatggacatctggataattttgcttcatggctgctctgaggtgaaccactacaacactaatgtgccacagtttctctgctgaCACCTACTTCTTGTTCTGGAATCGCATGTCAAAGGTTGAACTTTCACAAGAGTTGtgcatggcttctcacagggctacccatttGACACCTCCAGCAATGCCTTAGGGTCATCACTTTTCTAAACCCtccttacagatgattttcactcagaacaaatgattttgaataacaataGTTAAGAGTGCTACAGACCCAACACAGGGTGGGTGCTGTGGACTATGTTGAGCCTAAGTTTCTGTCTGTAGCAaagatgtgattccacctcagcataactcctggacatcttctgcctgcagattcaactctaagcaaattaatctttcaattaaCAAATTCCAGAGCAAACTCCAAAGCCAATGTATATTCAACCAAGTTTAGGCCAATCTGGAAAGAAAGTGGTGGCAGGTAATGATTAACATAACCAGGATGTTGAGAAGAGACAACAAGCACATGACCTTCCAGTGTTACTTTACACCGAGAGCAAAGAAGGCAAAAGAGCCCTGAGTCAGCAGTTTCCACACTCAGGTACATGGATTTCACACAGCAGACTCTCCTCAAATCCTTGTACCCTATTCCTGAGTTTTTCTCCAAGTAATGTCAATGTTGATGAATAGTTTTCCCACTGTAATAATTTCAATAGTAATCAAAaccccattaagaacagtttaaaacTAATTGGAAacattgtgtttcctcttcttctctcttttacatttctatatgtgtacatatagactaatacaatatatataaatatgtgtctgtgttcagaaacttgttgtgttcacacacacacacatatgcacaaactaacatatacacacacttctatATGTAAGCACCCATACCTCAAACACTTAAAACAAGCAACTCCCAATGTAACATATGTACCATAGCCATAACCATGTTCACACATCTGTGCCcaatgacacaaacacacacacacacagatacacacacacacacagagtcagagagaaatggagagggggagggagggaaggagggaggggtgcggagagagagagagagagagagagagagagagagagagagagagagagagaaatcataagtgagaagcagaaaagaatacGGAGGCCATCCTTCAGGAAGCACAGTTGTTGAATACagattaggcaaaggaaatgtgtcaagtgAGAGCGTAGACACTGCTGTCCATCCCTTATAGAGTAAACCTGTGTGGGGAATGCACTTCTTGGGTATACGAGGTTGAGAGAGttggagaaaaatttccctctaaccctcacatatctcacacaaaccctcaccctgagagaagcctttcttacatccctgttcatccagtcagctccaggacagAAGCCCCAGGAAAGAACACCAAAACACTGACATAGAACAGGACTGACACACTGCTTCTCAAGCTCTGTCACTATGAACCACGATTTGGACAGGCAGAAgggaccattttcaatgtacggggaaaaggagagaaagtccacaGGCCCCATCATGATTGACAATGAGAGCCATTCTTTTAGCAATTGAACTGAACTCTAATCAGTTCTGTGCACTACAAAGACGGCTACCACATGGCATCCCTCTAGCATAATGGCATGTAAGTGGGCAATGTGTGATCAACAGAtcccccttaaggaaatgcattttctagttgagcaggaggatttggttgtcaatcctccagtttcttgcatgaagctagaatcacagaaagttttgtaaatggtcaaagaaatgaacaactggatgagacctaggagagTTTCTGGATAATTTGGAGAAAGGTTAaattggtttgacttggtttctgcttagatatcaggaaaacctgcccttgatgcttcattcatcctacctgaggctgcttgttactcggattttcatactggcttccccacagaaccttgttgtttccttaatggaTTCTTCCAGTGCAATCTGATCCCTTAGAAGCCTCTTGTACTCATTCCATGCTCTCTGggcattgttcttcagctcaaaACACTCAGTTAGGAGGGGGTAGAAGCTGcggctgagacacaaagaaaaaatggtgaatccCAGCCAGGCTCCAacttcctcccacttctccaaGTCCATTCCTCGTTCTAGGGTCCTGATCAGAAGAGAGCCCCAGATTATAGTCCAAGtccacagtagccatggagcataacctagagacaggtcaaatggagaaaagagcaacattccagaagactcagggcacttctcaaaaacctgacaccattgattcaagtttttccTAGAAGAGTACTTAATCCCTGTGTGTACTTATATGTCCTTTTTATTAGAATGTCCCTTGGGAGCCAATCTTTctatgtgtcctgtgtgtgtgtgtgtgtgtgtgtgtgtgtgtgtgtgtgtgtgtgtgtgtgtgtgtgtgctgtgtgtgtcctgTCAGAGCCCCAGAGCATCAGGATTGATTGATGACTCCATCATTGTTCACACATTTTCTATGTACAGGATCCCTATTTGGGAAGGACAATGACTGATGAATCTCACAGTCTCTTTCCATTTGTTCAAACTATCTACAAGAGGTAAAAATCCTAGAGCCTTCCTTAGAGACAGGCTTCCTGGTATGCTTCAAACACTATAAAGCCTGATCCTCACTTTATTTCaaagataagaatgggctgacaTATGCTTgcctagtgctggggtcacaaccttgtaagttactcaccagtaccagtcattttccagtgtaAGGTTTTTACATTTGACCAAAGCGGTATTGATCTGctcgctcattttcttcatgtcggtCATCACTTCCTCGTGCTGCATCATGAGCATCTCGGACTCAAACTTGTTCCTGTGGCAGGGCGTGGTCCAAGGATCaaataacattatgaatgaaGGATACAAGAATTATATGAATTTAGACTGAATCCTGAACTACCCCAGCCTAGGACATGCCACACCCTTGCTCCTTGGTTTTGGGTCCATTTGgtatttattaagtttattattATGGCCGCGGGGACAACAGtgccaggaaacaaaagcagggaGCTGATTTGCTTGAGCTCCCTGACAGGCTTTGAAGAAATAGAATAGCTTGCCAAGAACATTCGAGGGTCCTGTGCCACCATCCAGGCTCCAACTTAAACCCATGAAGACTATTCTCCTGTTCTTAGGTAACAATTCTCAATCATAGaatctattgctacatgaaaacccaaaggaacatggacagtatttacagggaaaagaatttataacacacaccaggagattcccatgtgcgtccacctgagcagatgtgaaatgttGTACTGTTCAAAGTGAGGCTCTCACCCTCATCATCATCATGCCATGGAAATTGACATAGGATAATTCTCAGGCCAAATCAGAACACAGAATACCCAGATCTTAAgttatacacacaaatgcactcacacatgcatacacacacacaaactcacacaaaactctctctctctctctctccctctccctctccctctctctctctctctctctctctctctctctctctctctcatacaattagaatgccaaataaatacaagaatgtggcattatctcaaaatacaatcaataaaatcagagaaaagcaATGATACCCTGTTGACAGTGCAGTCAGACATGTGAGGCAGCAAGAGGGATTAGGCCCCTGCAGCTCTTCACAGGAcctattgaacccaaagcacctccaCGTCAATTACAACAATGATTGCTCATAATCAGAGCACCTAGAAATTCCCACAACCCAACAACTGTCCAGGCTACTTAAACCACACACTGAGAGCTCACACTCTACTACCCTTATTCCCAGACTGTAATTCAGGCCATAGGCTATGATTTACGTTTGTAGGAATCAAAATAGCCTGTGCCACCCTCTCATTCCCATCTGATCTTCACATTCTGATGCAATCAGGAAAGTGATTTTGACCATGAGCCCATCCTGGAGTTGTAGGCTActgtgatgtgaggaaatgtggatttaAACAGCACTTGCACtgtgactacctgtcatttaaattctttacTGGGTAATCCGCCAGGAttctcctgagttcatctctctccttttgcATCTTGTGGAGGGCAATTTTGAGGTTCTCCAAacgcttcattctctcctcctcaacaggtgtcgtggagggttgggatgatgccttctgatcagactctgtaggtagataaacacCAGTAAACAGGCATATATGGGGACATAATGTCAAGAAAAACTATGCTTACTctaaaacagaagtctgaggatgaacagttctACAGATACAGTGACTCCCTGACAGAACAAGAAAGCTATCTTTAAGCTGAACTCAGCTCAGTCCCTGTTCCCCACCATCATAGACATATGGTGACATATGCCATCATAGatatagaccacacctcctaTAGCCATCCTTCTGCACTGAAATTCTAAAGCTGGCCTAAACAAGAAGAATTCGAGGACCTTCTAAGCTAATGTCTGATGTGaggcaggtaagtccttgagtCCAAACTGTTTAACATCTTGAATCCCTAGTCACGTGTGTTCAAGTACAAAGTAACTGTGACCatgatatatgaccaggagagtatccctcGTGGCATCAATTACCCACGTAGTCTACAGGACACAGCTGAGAATGAAGTGCTTCAACAGCCTATCCTGAGAGagacactttgttattcttaCACAGGCacatcctggtattctttgacactGCCCATGACACTAAAGAGATCCAAGGAAAGCCCCTTGACATATAACAGTTCTTGGTTCtctgtcaaactaatgatcagaaattgttgtgtctgggtcagccatttaggaagactgaggctctaaatcatacgtcctactcctggaaggaccagctcaagccaacctcctccaggaagctccccTTTCACTGCCCAGTACTCACTTGACCTCCTCAAGGACCTTTCCATTCGTCTTGTTCTCCAACGTGATAGAAGGCtcgcctccctctgccttggtctggtctctacatggatatgattgtccctccgaaagagactgaggatcctggagaacatgcctcctcgggaacccattaggaaatgaagggaaatcgctcaggcagttggtgtcaccacaacactgctgacatcacagaacattctagtgtctcctggatacaagagaatttccagggaagacactACCGGTGATGTTACTGGGAAATACCATAGCTTACTTGCTAACTACATCCACCCAGACTGACCAGGTTCTGCAGtggcttttccagagactcacttttgagcgagggaacacccattcgcacactctccttccagagcttcagagttctcactgcttcattacaactcagttgctgaggagagggagagttgtatCAGGCCTTGAAATGGATAGAACATATTTGTTAACAGCCAAAGATCTAAAGACCTTGGATGATGAATATTCTTCTTcctgaaatgtataaacccaGGATCCAGGGTCCATGCATGTGACATATAATCCAATTCCCACAATTTTTTCTGTTCCCTAGAGGCCAATATTTCTTTTCCTacacctttaaatgtatgcaagttgGAGAAT encodes:
- the LOC134481951 gene encoding disks large homolog 5-like, with the protein product MKRLENLKIALHKMQKERDELRRILADYPVKNLNDRNKFESEMLMMQHEEVMTDMKKMSEQINTALVKCKNLTLENDWYCRSFYPLLTECFELKNNAQRAWNEYKRLLRDQIALEESIKETTRFCGEASMKIRVTSSLRSEHSSRRLPMAQTRTTALRDRPVQQEH